Proteins encoded together in one Heliangelus exortis chromosome 13, bHelExo1.hap1, whole genome shotgun sequence window:
- the FHOD1 gene encoding FH1/FH2 domain-containing protein 1 isoform X1 — MAEPVVSCRLQYLEDADPFGCGSFPEPRRAPVYAVEEALALGAQLPALHRLLGAPLPLEDCTLQVSPSGHYLDLDLSLLEQKDDLEGFYEEVRKGRRPTLILRTQLSVRVHAIIEKLYNSQGPELRRSLFSLKQLFQEDKDLVPEFVNLDGLSCLIKVGAEADQNYQNYILRALSQIMLFVDGMQGVINHNETVQWLYTLSGSPFRLVVKMALKLLLVFVEYTEPNALLLIHAVNTVDQARGTCPWSSLMAVLEQRNGADTELLVFAMTLINKTLAALPDQDTFYDVTDCLEQQGMERVVQQHLGNKATDLDLKQQFLLYESALKLEDGVEEPSPGTRKERRRTDEGRRGWRSQGGCAEPSPDAQTLPGSPGSPKEPPTEGTLDVPAPSSPAEPCPTSTYSSSSSVRLSLSPPLAEQEQPPGLGERSVYKLRHTAPVWREDAPPLHGDKPVLRRFETRFLENLAAAQKEKMASMAKGRLDVLSDAALEHPPPLAWDRDSSTPESGMQTPNLRSRLARPDTTDSCSTISSDTKFMLDMLYSKGSPEPGREKVFPEVPSSPLVQGEVGMDAEGGGSWEQEGARLRSRAADGPVASAHAKLVRAMSSIDAESQTQKLENTGMMPVKKEVELTWENLEASPVQLKIKDLDFTDLGEEEDFDILDSGPMANGSFLPSSIEATSAGALMVPSPPGMVPGCPPPPPPPPLPAVPGCPPPPPVPGCPPPPPPPVPGCPPPPPPPVPRCPPPPGLPSPSTTDGPSQAKKKRTVKLFWKELKQLDGTLGPGRFGQETLWASLQNVEVNAAKLEHLFESRSKEATTSKKANDGKKVVVVLDPKRSNAINIGLTVLPPVHIIKTAVLNFDEFAVNKEGIEKILTMVPTEEEKQKIQEAQLANPDVPLGSAEQFLLALSSISDLTARLQLWAFKLDYESLEQEIAEPLYDLKVGMEQLARNHTFKCILATLLAMGNFLNGSQSRGFELGYLEKVSEVKDTVHRQSLLHHLCQMVVEKFPETTDLYSEIASITRSAKVDFEELANSLVQLERRCRASWDNLKVIAKHETKAVLKSKLKDFLKDSTQRIVVLKVVHRRVLNRFHSFLLYLGYPRSVAQEVKVTSICKLLREFALEYRTCRERVLQQQRKRDTHRQRNKTRGRLITETEKFSNIAEAAAPPALVSSGPEEQMEAGHESMKSLLTSPTDAPARRSRASRGTGQASPAQGSPAQEDVPSSPDDASDEIMDRLVKSVTHSANPRPCPSKERRRSRGNRKSLRRTLKSGLSDELVQALGLGQAPGMEV; from the exons agAAACTCTACAATTCCCAGGGGCCGGAGCTGCGGCGATCCCTCTTCTCCCTCAAGCAGCTCTTCCAG GAGGACAAGGACCTGGTGCCCGAGTTTGTCAACCTGGATGGGCTGAGCTGTCTGATCAAAGTGGGGGCAGAGGCTGACCAGAACTACCAGAATTACATCCTCCGAG CCTTGAGCCAGATCATGCTCTTTGTGGATGGGATGCAAGGTGTCATCAACCACAACGAGACCGTCCAGTGGCTTTACACCCTCTCAGGAAGCCCA TTCCGCCTGGTGGTGAAGATGgccctgaagctgctgctggtgtttgtGGAGTACACGGAGCCCAACGCCCTGCTCCTCATCCACGCTGTCAACACCGTGGACCAGGCGAGAG GAACCTGTCCGTGGTCCAGCTTGATGGCTGTCCTGGAGCAACGCAACGGGGctgacacagagctcctggtcTTTGCCATGACTCTCATCAACAAG ACACTGGCTGCCCTCCCAGACCAGGACACCTTCTACGATGTGACAGactgcctggagcagcagggcaTGGAACGAGTGgtgcagcagcacctgggcaACAAGGCCACAGACCTGGACCTGAAGCAGCAGTTCCTGCTCTACGAG AGTGCACTCAAGCTGGAGGATGGGGTGGAGGAGCCATCTCCAGGGACACgcaaggagaggaggaggacgGACGAGGGCCGGCGCGGGTGGCGATCCCAggggggctgtgcagagcccAGCCCCGATGCCCAGACACTGCCAGGGTCCCCTGGCAGCCCGAAGGAGCCCCCCACAGAGGGCACCCTGGACgtccctgcacccagcagccctgcaga ACCTTGTCCCACCAGCACGTACAGCAGCTCATCCAGCGTCCGGctgtccctgtcacctcccctggccgagcaggagcagcccccaggcCTGGGCGAACGCAGCGTCTACAA GCTGCGCCACACTGCCCCTGTCTG GAGGGAGGATGCCCCCCCCTTGCATGGGGACAAGCCTGTTTTGAGGAGGTTTGA AACTCGCTTCTTGGAGAACCtggctgcagcccagaaagaGAAGATGGCTTCCATGGCCAAGGGACGGCTCGATGTCCTCAGCGATGCTGCACTGGAGCATCCCCCCCCTCTGGcatgggacagggacagcagcacccCCGAGTCTGGGATGCAGACACCCAACCTAA GGTCTCGCCTGGCTCGGCCTGACACCACCGACTCCTGCAGCACCATCTCCTCTGACACCAAATTCATGCTGGACATGCTCTATTCCAAAGGCTCTCCAGAGCCAGGGAGGGAAAAGGTCTTCCCTGAGGTCCCATCATCCCCCCTGGTCCAGGGTGAGGTGGGGATGGATgctgagggaggtggcagctgggagcaggagggtgcCCGGCTCCGGAGCAGGGCTGCAGACGGACCGGTCGCCAGTGCCCACGCCAAGCTGGTACGTGCCATGTCCAGCATAGATGCTGAGAGCCAGACACAGAAGCTGGAGAACACTGGGATGATGCCCGTCAAGAAGGAGGTGGAGCTGACGTGGGAGAACCTGGAGGCAAGCCCTGTGCAGCTGAAGATCAAGGACCTGGACTTCACCGAtctgggggaagaagaagacTTCGACATCCTGGACTCGGGGCCCATGGCAAAtggctccttcctcccttccagcATCGAAGCAACGAGTGCTGGAGCTCTGATGGTTCCCTCTCCACCTGGGATGGTCCCTGGTtgcccaccaccaccacctccacctccacTTCCTGCAGTCCCTGGTTGCCCACCACCTCCACCAGTCCCTGGTTGcccaccacctccacctccaccaGTCCCTGGTTGccctccacctccacctccaccaGTCCCCCGTTGCCCACCTCCCCCAGGGCTGCCAAGCCCCTCAACAACAGATGGCCCTTCCCAGGCCAAGAAGAAGAGGACAGTGAAGCTCTTTTGGAAGGAGCTGAAGCAGCTGGATGGCACTCTGGGGCCAGGAAGGTTTGGCCAGGAAACCCTATGGGCATCCTTGCAGAACGTTGAGGTCAATGCTGCCAAACTGGAACATCTCTTTGAGTCACGGTCAAAGGAAGCAACAACTTCAAAG AAAGCCAACGATGGAaagaaggtggtggtggtgctggacCCCAAGAGGAGCAACGCCATCAACATTGGCCTCACGGTGCTGCCTCCTGTGCACATCATCAAGACAGCTGTGCTCAACTTTGATGAGTTTGCAGTCAACAAGGAAGGGATTGAG AAAATCCTGACCATGGTCCCGACcgaggaggagaagcagaagatcCAGGAGGCCCAGTTGGCCAATCCTGATGTGcctctgggctctgcagagcagttCCTGCTTGCCTTGTCTTCCATCAGCGACCTCACGGCTAGGCTTCAGCTCTGGGCCTTCAAGCTGGACTACGAGAGCCTGGAGCAG gaGATAGCAGAGCCTCTGTATGATCTGAAGGTGGGCATGGAGCAGCTGGCCAGGAACCACACCTTCAAGTGCATCCTGGCCACGCTGCTGGCCATGGGCAACTTCTTGAATGGCTCCcag AGCAGAGGCTTTGAGCTGGGCTACCTGGAGAAGGTCTCGGAAGTGAAGGACACGGTGCACAGGCAGtctctgctccatcacctcTGCCAGATGGTGGTAGAGAAGTTCCCAGAAACCACTGACCTCTACTCGGAGATCGCCTCCATCACCCGCTCTGCCAAG GTTGACTTTGAGGAGCTGGCCAACAGCCTGgtgcagctggagaggaggtgCAGGGCCTCCTGGGACAACCTGAAGGTGATTGCCAAGCACGAGACCAAGGCAGTGCTGAAGAGCAAGCTGAAGGATTTCCTCAAGGACAGCACCCAGCGCATCGTGGTCTTGAAGGTGGTGCACAGGCGTGTCCTCAACAG GTTTCACTCCTTCCTGCTCTACCTGGGGTACCCCAGGAGCGTGGCACAGGAGGTGAAGGTGACCTCCATCTGCAAACTGCTGCGGGAGTTCGCCCTGGAGTACCGCACCTGCCGGGAGCGcgtcctgcagcagcagaggaaacgGGACACCCACCGCCAGCGCAACAAGACCCGGGGACGCCTCATCACCGAG ACCGAGAAGTTCTCCAACATCGCCGAGGCTGCCGCGCCGCCCGCCCTGGTGTCCAGCGGCCCCGAGGAGCAGATGGAAGCGGGGCATGAGAGCATGAAGAGCCTCCTGACCTCCCCTACGGATGCCCCTGCCCGCCGCAGCCGGGCCAGCCGGG GGACAGGGCAAGCCAGCCCGGCCCAGGGCTCGCCGGCCCAGGAGGATGTCCCCAGCTCCCCGGACGATGCTTCTGATGAAATCATGGACAGGCTGGTGAAATCGGTGACACACAGTGCCAACCCCCGGCCCTGCCCCAGCAAGGAGCGCAGGAGGTCCCGTGGCAACAGGAAGTCCC tGAGGCGGACGCTGAAGAGCGGTCTGAGCGATGAGCTGGTGCAGGCACTGGGCCTGGGGCAGGCACCTGGCATGGAGGTGTGA
- the FHOD1 gene encoding FH1/FH2 domain-containing protein 1 isoform X5: MEFVWEQTALRHDEWSKLKFQLEDCTLQVSPSGHYLDLDLSLLEQKDDLEGFYEEVRKGRRPTLILRTQLSVRVHAIIEKLYNSQGPELRRSLFSLKQLFQEDKDLVPEFVNLDGLSCLIKVGAEADQNYQNYILRALSQIMLFVDGMQGVINHNETVQWLYTLSGSPFRLVVKMALKLLLVFVEYTEPNALLLIHAVNTVDQARGTCPWSSLMAVLEQRNGADTELLVFAMTLINKTLAALPDQDTFYDVTDCLEQQGMERVVQQHLGNKATDLDLKQQFLLYESALKLEDGVEEPSPGTRKERRRTDEGRRGWRSQGGCAEPSPDAQTLPGSPGSPKEPPTEGTLDVPAPSSPAEPCPTSTYSSSSSVRLSLSPPLAEQEQPPGLGERSVYKLRHTAPVWREDAPPLHGDKPVLRRFETRFLENLAAAQKEKMASMAKGRLDVLSDAALEHPPPLAWDRDSSTPESGMQTPNLRSRLARPDTTDSCSTISSDTKFMLDMLYSKGSPEPGREKVFPEVPSSPLVQGEVGMDAEGGGSWEQEGARLRSRAADGPVASAHAKLVRAMSSIDAESQTQKLENTGMMPVKKEVELTWENLEASPVQLKIKDLDFTDLGEEEDFDILDSGPMANGSFLPSSIEATSAGALMVPSPPGMVPGCPPPPPPPPLPAVPGCPPPPPVPGCPPPPPPPVPGCPPPPPPPVPRCPPPPGLPSPSTTDGPSQAKKKRTVKLFWKELKQLDGTLGPGRFGQETLWASLQNVEVNAAKLEHLFESRSKEATTSKKANDGKKVVVVLDPKRSNAINIGLTVLPPVHIIKTAVLNFDEFAVNKEGIEKILTMVPTEEEKQKIQEAQLANPDVPLGSAEQFLLALSSISDLTARLQLWAFKLDYESLEQEIAEPLYDLKVGMEQLARNHTFKCILATLLAMGNFLNGSQSRGFELGYLEKVSEVKDTVHRQSLLHHLCQMVVEKFPETTDLYSEIASITRSAKVDFEELANSLVQLERRCRASWDNLKVIAKHETKAVLKSKLKDFLKDSTQRIVVLKVVHRRVLNRFHSFLLYLGYPRSVAQEVKVTSICKLLREFALEYRTCRERVLQQQRKRDTHRQRNKTRGRLITETEKFSNIAEAAAPPALVSSGPEEQMEAGHESMKSLLTSPTDAPARRSRASRGTGQASPAQGSPAQEDVPSSPDDASDEIMDRLVKSVTHSANPRPCPSKERRRSRGNRKSLRRTLKSGLSDELVQALGLGQAPGMEV, encoded by the exons agAAACTCTACAATTCCCAGGGGCCGGAGCTGCGGCGATCCCTCTTCTCCCTCAAGCAGCTCTTCCAG GAGGACAAGGACCTGGTGCCCGAGTTTGTCAACCTGGATGGGCTGAGCTGTCTGATCAAAGTGGGGGCAGAGGCTGACCAGAACTACCAGAATTACATCCTCCGAG CCTTGAGCCAGATCATGCTCTTTGTGGATGGGATGCAAGGTGTCATCAACCACAACGAGACCGTCCAGTGGCTTTACACCCTCTCAGGAAGCCCA TTCCGCCTGGTGGTGAAGATGgccctgaagctgctgctggtgtttgtGGAGTACACGGAGCCCAACGCCCTGCTCCTCATCCACGCTGTCAACACCGTGGACCAGGCGAGAG GAACCTGTCCGTGGTCCAGCTTGATGGCTGTCCTGGAGCAACGCAACGGGGctgacacagagctcctggtcTTTGCCATGACTCTCATCAACAAG ACACTGGCTGCCCTCCCAGACCAGGACACCTTCTACGATGTGACAGactgcctggagcagcagggcaTGGAACGAGTGgtgcagcagcacctgggcaACAAGGCCACAGACCTGGACCTGAAGCAGCAGTTCCTGCTCTACGAG AGTGCACTCAAGCTGGAGGATGGGGTGGAGGAGCCATCTCCAGGGACACgcaaggagaggaggaggacgGACGAGGGCCGGCGCGGGTGGCGATCCCAggggggctgtgcagagcccAGCCCCGATGCCCAGACACTGCCAGGGTCCCCTGGCAGCCCGAAGGAGCCCCCCACAGAGGGCACCCTGGACgtccctgcacccagcagccctgcaga ACCTTGTCCCACCAGCACGTACAGCAGCTCATCCAGCGTCCGGctgtccctgtcacctcccctggccgagcaggagcagcccccaggcCTGGGCGAACGCAGCGTCTACAA GCTGCGCCACACTGCCCCTGTCTG GAGGGAGGATGCCCCCCCCTTGCATGGGGACAAGCCTGTTTTGAGGAGGTTTGA AACTCGCTTCTTGGAGAACCtggctgcagcccagaaagaGAAGATGGCTTCCATGGCCAAGGGACGGCTCGATGTCCTCAGCGATGCTGCACTGGAGCATCCCCCCCCTCTGGcatgggacagggacagcagcacccCCGAGTCTGGGATGCAGACACCCAACCTAA GGTCTCGCCTGGCTCGGCCTGACACCACCGACTCCTGCAGCACCATCTCCTCTGACACCAAATTCATGCTGGACATGCTCTATTCCAAAGGCTCTCCAGAGCCAGGGAGGGAAAAGGTCTTCCCTGAGGTCCCATCATCCCCCCTGGTCCAGGGTGAGGTGGGGATGGATgctgagggaggtggcagctgggagcaggagggtgcCCGGCTCCGGAGCAGGGCTGCAGACGGACCGGTCGCCAGTGCCCACGCCAAGCTGGTACGTGCCATGTCCAGCATAGATGCTGAGAGCCAGACACAGAAGCTGGAGAACACTGGGATGATGCCCGTCAAGAAGGAGGTGGAGCTGACGTGGGAGAACCTGGAGGCAAGCCCTGTGCAGCTGAAGATCAAGGACCTGGACTTCACCGAtctgggggaagaagaagacTTCGACATCCTGGACTCGGGGCCCATGGCAAAtggctccttcctcccttccagcATCGAAGCAACGAGTGCTGGAGCTCTGATGGTTCCCTCTCCACCTGGGATGGTCCCTGGTtgcccaccaccaccacctccacctccacTTCCTGCAGTCCCTGGTTGCCCACCACCTCCACCAGTCCCTGGTTGcccaccacctccacctccaccaGTCCCTGGTTGccctccacctccacctccaccaGTCCCCCGTTGCCCACCTCCCCCAGGGCTGCCAAGCCCCTCAACAACAGATGGCCCTTCCCAGGCCAAGAAGAAGAGGACAGTGAAGCTCTTTTGGAAGGAGCTGAAGCAGCTGGATGGCACTCTGGGGCCAGGAAGGTTTGGCCAGGAAACCCTATGGGCATCCTTGCAGAACGTTGAGGTCAATGCTGCCAAACTGGAACATCTCTTTGAGTCACGGTCAAAGGAAGCAACAACTTCAAAG AAAGCCAACGATGGAaagaaggtggtggtggtgctggacCCCAAGAGGAGCAACGCCATCAACATTGGCCTCACGGTGCTGCCTCCTGTGCACATCATCAAGACAGCTGTGCTCAACTTTGATGAGTTTGCAGTCAACAAGGAAGGGATTGAG AAAATCCTGACCATGGTCCCGACcgaggaggagaagcagaagatcCAGGAGGCCCAGTTGGCCAATCCTGATGTGcctctgggctctgcagagcagttCCTGCTTGCCTTGTCTTCCATCAGCGACCTCACGGCTAGGCTTCAGCTCTGGGCCTTCAAGCTGGACTACGAGAGCCTGGAGCAG gaGATAGCAGAGCCTCTGTATGATCTGAAGGTGGGCATGGAGCAGCTGGCCAGGAACCACACCTTCAAGTGCATCCTGGCCACGCTGCTGGCCATGGGCAACTTCTTGAATGGCTCCcag AGCAGAGGCTTTGAGCTGGGCTACCTGGAGAAGGTCTCGGAAGTGAAGGACACGGTGCACAGGCAGtctctgctccatcacctcTGCCAGATGGTGGTAGAGAAGTTCCCAGAAACCACTGACCTCTACTCGGAGATCGCCTCCATCACCCGCTCTGCCAAG GTTGACTTTGAGGAGCTGGCCAACAGCCTGgtgcagctggagaggaggtgCAGGGCCTCCTGGGACAACCTGAAGGTGATTGCCAAGCACGAGACCAAGGCAGTGCTGAAGAGCAAGCTGAAGGATTTCCTCAAGGACAGCACCCAGCGCATCGTGGTCTTGAAGGTGGTGCACAGGCGTGTCCTCAACAG GTTTCACTCCTTCCTGCTCTACCTGGGGTACCCCAGGAGCGTGGCACAGGAGGTGAAGGTGACCTCCATCTGCAAACTGCTGCGGGAGTTCGCCCTGGAGTACCGCACCTGCCGGGAGCGcgtcctgcagcagcagaggaaacgGGACACCCACCGCCAGCGCAACAAGACCCGGGGACGCCTCATCACCGAG ACCGAGAAGTTCTCCAACATCGCCGAGGCTGCCGCGCCGCCCGCCCTGGTGTCCAGCGGCCCCGAGGAGCAGATGGAAGCGGGGCATGAGAGCATGAAGAGCCTCCTGACCTCCCCTACGGATGCCCCTGCCCGCCGCAGCCGGGCCAGCCGGG GGACAGGGCAAGCCAGCCCGGCCCAGGGCTCGCCGGCCCAGGAGGATGTCCCCAGCTCCCCGGACGATGCTTCTGATGAAATCATGGACAGGCTGGTGAAATCGGTGACACACAGTGCCAACCCCCGGCCCTGCCCCAGCAAGGAGCGCAGGAGGTCCCGTGGCAACAGGAAGTCCC tGAGGCGGACGCTGAAGAGCGGTCTGAGCGATGAGCTGGTGCAGGCACTGGGCCTGGGGCAGGCACCTGGCATGGAGGTGTGA